CGCACGTATCATAAGCGAGGGTATTTTTCAGAAAGATACGCAAAAAACGAAGATTGCACAAGTCCCGTTGCGAAAACGACGACATCGGCTCCGCGTCAGCGCATCATGCCGCCGAAGGTCCGCCGGCCGAAAAGGTAGCGCAGCACCACCGAGCCGCGGTAGATGTTTTCCGCGGCGGAACCCTTGCGGTTCGCGCGGATCTCACGCCGTTTGCGGGCCAGCGCCCCGTGCCAGCGGATGAAGTCGCGCCAGGCGCGGAACACGGCGCGGAAGTTGTCCCGGCGGCCCTGCATGAGGTAGGACAGCGCGGCGAGCAGGTCGAGCGCCGGGCGCGCAACGGCCACGCAAAGCCGCTGTGCGGGCGAGGCGCACTTGTAAAGCATGGCGAGATTGTTCCGGTGATTGTAGAAGACCTTGGCCGGAGAATCGGTCTGGAGCGTGCCGCCGCCCAGGTGGTAGACCCTGCTCCGGGGCACGATCCGCACCCGGTAACCCGCCAGCTGCATCCGCCAGCAGAGGTCGATCTCCTCCATGTGGGCGAAGAAATCGCCGTCGAAGCCGCCCAGCGCGCGGAACACGTCGGCCCGGCAGCAGAAAGCCGCGCCGCTCACCCAGAAAACGTCGCGCTCGTCGTCGTACTGGCCCCGGTCCTTCTCCACGCAGCGCAGGATGCGCCCCCGGCAGAAGGGATAGCCCAGGTAGTCGATGAAACCGCCCGCAGCCCCCGCATACTCGAACTCCGTGCGGTCGGCGCAGGAGATCAGCTTCGGCGCGGCGACCGCCACGTCGGGATTCCGGTCCAGACAGTCGAGAATCGGCGCAAGCCACCCCTCGGGGGTCTCGACATCGGAGTTCAGCAGCAGGTAATAGTCGGCCT
This Alistipes shahii WAL 8301 DNA region includes the following protein-coding sequences:
- a CDS encoding glycosyltransferase family 2 protein, encoding MPVAKIIILNWNGADHLRRFLPSVVAAAPAGVEVIVADNGSTDDSLAALAAGFPSVTVLRMDRNYGFAGGYNRALEHIEADYYLLLNSDVETPEGWLAPILDCLDRNPDVAVAAPKLISCADRTEFEYAGAAGGFIDYLGYPFCRGRILRCVEKDRGQYDDERDVFWVSGAAFCCRADVFRALGGFDGDFFAHMEEIDLCWRMQLAGYRVRIVPRSRVYHLGGGTLQTDSPAKVFYNHRNNLAMLYKCASPAQRLCVAVARPALDLLAALSYLMQGRRDNFRAVFRAWRDFIRWHGALARKRREIRANRKGSAAENIYRGSVVLRYLFGRRTFGGMMR